The proteins below come from a single Gordonia pseudamarae genomic window:
- the rocD gene encoding ornithine--oxo-acid transaminase yields the protein MSTEHHVAHNYSPLPVTAATAEGVWITDVDGRRYLDCLGAYSAVNFGHRNPRIVAAATAQLGRVTLTSRAFMSDQLEPFCAALADLCGKDMVLPMNTGAEAVESAVKVARKWGYEVKGVPDGRARIIVAGGNFHGRTTTIVSFSDDDAARAGFGPYTPGFDRVPFGDIDSLAAAVTADTVAVLVEPIQGEAGIIVPPDDYLPRLRALCTDNNVLLIADEIQSGLGRTGRTFAVDHWDVAPDVFTLGKALGGGILPVSAVVADSDVLRVLTPGTHGSTFGGNPLAAAVGRTVVGMLADGTWQARAADLGEHLHSRLHALIGHGVYAVRGKGLWAGIDIDPALGTGKQFCLRLAARGVLAKDTHGSTLRLAPPLVITHEEIDLVADHFADALHRG from the coding sequence ATGAGCACGGAACACCATGTGGCACACAACTACTCGCCTCTACCGGTGACAGCCGCCACCGCGGAGGGGGTGTGGATCACCGATGTCGACGGCAGGCGCTACCTCGACTGCCTCGGCGCCTACTCGGCCGTGAACTTCGGCCATCGCAATCCGCGGATCGTCGCCGCGGCAACCGCACAGCTCGGCCGGGTCACCCTCACCAGCCGCGCCTTCATGTCCGATCAGCTCGAACCCTTCTGCGCCGCACTGGCCGACCTGTGCGGTAAAGACATGGTGCTGCCGATGAACACCGGCGCCGAGGCCGTCGAGTCCGCGGTCAAGGTCGCGCGTAAGTGGGGATACGAGGTCAAGGGCGTACCGGACGGGCGGGCGCGGATCATCGTGGCCGGCGGCAACTTCCACGGCCGCACCACCACCATTGTCAGCTTCAGCGACGACGACGCGGCACGCGCCGGATTCGGCCCGTACACACCGGGATTCGACCGGGTACCGTTCGGCGACATCGACTCTCTCGCGGCAGCGGTCACCGCCGACACCGTGGCGGTGCTCGTCGAACCGATCCAGGGCGAGGCCGGGATCATCGTGCCGCCCGACGACTACCTGCCCCGGCTGCGGGCGCTGTGCACCGACAACAACGTGCTGTTGATCGCCGACGAGATCCAGTCCGGACTCGGGCGCACCGGGAGGACGTTCGCCGTCGACCACTGGGACGTGGCCCCGGACGTCTTCACCCTCGGCAAAGCCCTCGGCGGCGGGATACTGCCGGTGTCCGCCGTGGTCGCCGACAGCGACGTCCTCAGGGTGCTCACCCCGGGTACGCACGGTTCGACGTTCGGGGGCAATCCGTTGGCAGCGGCTGTGGGGCGTACCGTGGTCGGCATGCTCGCCGACGGCACCTGGCAGGCGCGGGCCGCCGATCTCGGCGAACACCTGCATTCCCGGCTGCACGCGCTGATCGGGCACGGGGTGTACGCGGTGCGCGGCAAGGGCCTGTGGGCCGGTATCGACATCGATCCGGCACTGGGCACCGGCAAACAGTTCTGTCTACGGTTGGCCGCGCGCGGGGTGCTGGCGAAGGACACCCATGGGTCGACGCTGCGGCTGGCACCGCCGCTGGTGATCACCCACGAGGAGATCGACCTGGTCGCGGACCATTTCGCCGACGCCCTGCACCGGGGGTAG
- a CDS encoding helix-turn-helix domain-containing protein, which produces MTGNDTYPEPLWREVTGRVLRRHRHERGERLVEASRRAGVSTQYLSELERGRKDASSEVLAAVAGALGLTLVDLVREVAVELVRRTRPVPVLRSVSSAPVAVPATPIRRGPYALAA; this is translated from the coding sequence ATGACCGGCAATGATACCTATCCCGAACCGCTGTGGCGTGAGGTGACCGGTCGCGTGTTGCGCCGGCACCGGCACGAGCGCGGCGAACGTCTCGTCGAGGCCTCGCGGCGTGCCGGTGTGTCCACCCAGTACCTGTCGGAGCTCGAACGCGGCCGCAAGGATGCGTCGTCGGAGGTGCTCGCGGCCGTTGCCGGGGCACTCGGTCTCACCCTCGTCGATCTGGTCCGCGAGGTGGCCGTCGAACTCGTGCGCCGAACGCGGCCGGTGCCGGTCCTGCGATCGGTGTCGAGTGCTCCCGTCGCCGTACCCGCCACACCGATCCGCCGGGGCCCCTACGCGCTGGCGGCCTGA
- a CDS encoding ClpP family protease, with product MSDEKRNLPLSKATAESLLNQRILMLDSALDDEIGSQLCAQLVLLSAHDPTADIALWINSPGGSVPAMLAIADTMDVIPNDVATVNLGMAYSAGQFLLCCGTPGKRYALPHAKVLLHQGSAGIGGYAPDIELQADDLRHVRDTVLGLIAARTGQPMDRIFDDSLRDHVFTAQESIDYGFIDHIVDGVAQVRPHAPAASGFGVSR from the coding sequence ATGAGCGATGAGAAACGAAACCTGCCGCTGAGCAAGGCGACAGCGGAAAGCCTGCTGAACCAGCGGATTCTGATGCTCGATTCAGCCCTCGACGACGAGATCGGCAGCCAGCTGTGTGCGCAGCTGGTGTTGCTGTCGGCACACGACCCGACCGCCGACATCGCGCTATGGATCAATTCGCCGGGCGGCTCGGTACCCGCGATGCTGGCCATCGCAGACACCATGGACGTGATCCCCAACGACGTGGCGACGGTGAACCTCGGAATGGCCTACAGCGCGGGACAATTCCTGCTGTGCTGCGGCACTCCCGGCAAACGATACGCCCTCCCGCACGCGAAAGTGCTACTGCACCAAGGGTCCGCCGGGATCGGCGGCTATGCTCCCGATATCGAACTGCAGGCCGACGATTTGCGGCATGTCCGCGACACCGTGCTGGGCTTGATCGCCGCCCGAACCGGTCAACCGATGGACCGGATTTTCGATGACTCACTGCGCGACCATGTGTTCACCGCGCAGGAATCCATTGACTACGGATTCATCGACCACATCGTCGACGGTGTCGCCCAGGTCCGCCCCCATGCCCCCGCCGCATCAGGATTCGGAGTGTCCCGATGA
- the trhA gene encoding PAQR family membrane homeostasis protein TrhA: protein MSIPAAVPTATSATDLIKPRLRGVIHSYAAVVAAFAGAGVVVGAAALRDAAATLACTVYAITIVGLFAVSAFYHRLSWKSPRAHVRMKRADHSMIFLFIAGTYTPFCLMALPSPVNWWVLAVVWAGAISGVTLKIAWPGSPRWLGVSLYILLGWVIIAVSPTLVDHSSAAVLVLLAVGGVFYSVGGVLYAAKWPDPWPSSFGHHEVFHACTAVAATLHYIAVWLVLAA, encoded by the coding sequence GTGAGCATTCCGGCAGCCGTTCCCACGGCCACCAGCGCGACCGACCTGATCAAGCCCCGCCTGCGCGGGGTCATCCACTCCTACGCCGCCGTCGTCGCCGCGTTCGCCGGAGCGGGCGTCGTCGTCGGCGCCGCCGCCCTGCGCGATGCCGCGGCAACCCTCGCGTGCACCGTATACGCGATCACCATCGTCGGACTGTTCGCGGTGAGCGCCTTTTACCACCGCCTGTCGTGGAAGTCGCCGCGCGCCCACGTCCGGATGAAGCGCGCCGACCATTCGATGATCTTCCTGTTCATCGCCGGCACCTACACCCCGTTCTGCCTGATGGCATTGCCGTCTCCGGTCAACTGGTGGGTGCTGGCCGTCGTGTGGGCGGGCGCGATCAGCGGTGTGACGCTCAAGATCGCGTGGCCGGGTTCACCGCGCTGGCTCGGGGTATCGCTGTACATCCTGCTCGGCTGGGTGATCATCGCCGTCTCCCCCACACTCGTCGACCACTCCTCGGCGGCGGTGCTCGTACTGCTCGCCGTCGGCGGCGTGTTCTATAGCGTCGGCGGTGTCCTGTACGCCGCGAAGTGGCCCGATCCGTGGCCGTCGAGTTTCGGGCACCACGAGGTCTTCCACGCCTGCACCGCGGTCGCCGCCACCCTGCACTACATCGCCGTCTGGCTGGTGCTCGCCGCCTGA
- a CDS encoding isoprenyl transferase — MKLLPDRVRRPILSLYERRVLNDLDPAGFPHHVAIICDGNRRWAREAGFEDVSHGHRVGAQRIADMLGWCADLGIGTVTIYLLSIENLSRKSDELDALMEIVPDIVDEIARPTGNWQVRIVGTLDPLPEDVAERLRRASERTTDHGGMNVNVAVGYGGRQEIVDAVQALLRERAAAGDSVDEIIGAVTVEAIDRNLYTGGQPDPDLVIRTSGEQRLSGFLLWQSAYSEIWFTDAYWPEFRRVDFLRALRDFSARTRRFGK, encoded by the coding sequence ATGAAGCTGCTACCCGACCGTGTGCGCCGGCCGATCCTGTCGCTCTACGAGCGTCGTGTCCTCAACGACCTGGACCCCGCCGGCTTTCCGCACCATGTCGCCATCATCTGCGACGGCAACCGGCGCTGGGCGCGCGAAGCCGGTTTCGAGGACGTCAGCCACGGACACCGGGTCGGTGCCCAGCGGATTGCCGACATGCTCGGCTGGTGCGCCGACCTCGGTATCGGCACTGTCACCATCTACCTGCTCTCGATCGAGAACCTAAGCCGCAAGTCCGATGAGCTCGACGCGCTGATGGAGATCGTGCCCGACATCGTCGACGAGATCGCCCGTCCGACCGGCAACTGGCAGGTACGGATCGTCGGCACCCTCGACCCCCTGCCCGAGGACGTCGCCGAACGACTGCGCAGGGCATCCGAACGGACCACCGACCACGGCGGCATGAACGTCAACGTCGCCGTCGGCTACGGCGGCCGGCAGGAGATCGTCGACGCCGTGCAGGCACTGTTGCGCGAACGCGCCGCCGCCGGCGACAGCGTGGACGAGATCATCGGGGCCGTCACCGTCGAGGCCATCGACCGTAACCTGTACACCGGTGGCCAGCCCGACCCGGACCTGGTGATCCGCACCTCCGGCGAGCAGCGGTTGTCGGGCTTCCTGCTCTGGCAGAGCGCCTACTCGGAGATCTGGTTCACCGACGCTTACTGGCCCGAGTTCCGGCGCGTGGACTTCTTGCGCGCGCTGCGCGACTTCTCCGCCCGCACCCGGAGGTTCGGCAAGTAG
- a CDS encoding ClpP family protease, with the protein MSTYTIPNVISRTPQGERVMDVYSRLLDDRIIYLGTEIDDGVANTLIAQILHLDSDNPEAPIDLYINSPGGSVMATFALYDTMQYCHAPIATTCVGQALSTTALLLAAGTPGRRSVLPHARVLLHQPSGQGRGTIPDLILAAEEILRTREEIEQALSRHTGQDVDTLRRDTDRDRILRAQEIVDYGIADQIIDTRTRGQAASA; encoded by the coding sequence ATGAGTACCTACACCATTCCCAATGTCATCAGCCGCACCCCGCAGGGCGAACGGGTGATGGACGTGTACAGCCGCCTGCTCGACGACCGGATCATCTACCTGGGCACCGAGATCGACGACGGGGTCGCGAACACGTTGATCGCGCAGATCCTGCACCTGGACTCGGACAATCCCGAAGCACCCATCGACCTGTACATCAACTCACCCGGCGGTTCGGTGATGGCCACGTTCGCGCTGTACGACACCATGCAGTACTGCCATGCCCCAATCGCCACCACCTGTGTGGGACAAGCACTCTCGACCACGGCACTGCTCCTGGCCGCGGGAACCCCGGGGCGCCGCTCGGTCCTCCCGCATGCCCGTGTCCTGCTGCACCAGCCGTCCGGGCAGGGCCGTGGCACCATCCCCGACCTGATCCTGGCCGCCGAGGAGATCCTGCGCACCCGCGAGGAGATCGAACAGGCCCTGAGCCGGCACACCGGCCAAGACGTGGACACACTGCGCCGAGACACCGACCGTGACCGCATCCTGCGCGCCCAGGAGATCGTCGACTACGGCATCGCCGACCAGATCATCGATACGCGAACCCGGGGTCAGGCCGCCAGCGCGTAG
- a CDS encoding histidine phosphatase family protein: MAPRTDRRILLIRHGQTEWSLSDQHTGRTDIALTERGESDATGLRGILDVTGLVSPHVISSPRTRARRTAELADLPVDEVSELFAEWDYGDYEGLTRERIRADHDPDWTIWSKGGRNGESVEDMLARVDAAIAHVDALLTTKDVVVVSHGHFSRSFIGRYLGWPITCGANIDLRPAGSALLTDTDRDRRLSQLIGPVGSWASASSI; encoded by the coding sequence ATGGCACCGCGAACCGATCGTCGCATCCTGCTGATCCGGCACGGCCAGACCGAATGGTCGCTGTCCGATCAGCACACCGGACGCACCGACATCGCACTCACCGAGCGCGGCGAATCCGACGCCACCGGACTACGCGGCATCCTCGACGTCACCGGACTCGTCTCCCCGCATGTCATCAGCTCACCCCGCACCCGGGCCCGGCGCACCGCCGAACTGGCCGACCTGCCCGTCGACGAGGTCAGTGAGTTGTTCGCCGAATGGGATTACGGTGACTACGAGGGCCTGACCCGCGAACGTATCCGCGCCGACCACGACCCCGACTGGACGATCTGGTCCAAGGGTGGACGCAACGGTGAGTCGGTCGAGGACATGCTGGCCCGGGTGGACGCCGCCATCGCCCATGTCGATGCGTTGCTGACGACGAAGGATGTGGTGGTCGTCTCGCACGGCCATTTCTCACGGTCGTTCATCGGCCGCTATCTGGGCTGGCCGATCACCTGCGGAGCGAATATCGACCTGCGTCCGGCCGGCTCGGCGCTGCTCACCGACACCGACCGCGACCGGCGCCTGTCACAGTTGATCGGCCCGGTCGGCAGCTGGGCGTCGGCGTCATCGATCTGA
- the coaA gene encoding type I pantothenate kinase, whose translation MGRPGADRDPSLYLELDRKQWRDLRNSMPMVLNEDELEQLTGLGEQIDLTEVAEVYLPLSRLIHLQVAARQRLFAATSTFLGERQTNRQVPFVIGIAGSVAVGKSTTARVLAALLARWESHPKVDLVTTDGFLLPTAQLQRRGLMHRKGFPESYDRRALLRFVTEVKSGAREVTAPVYSHITYDIVPDVRHYIRQPDILILEGLNVLQTGPTLTVSDLFDFSVYVDAKTDDIEKWYISRFLQMRTTAFADPNSHFHLYSSLSDEQAQVAARDIWTSINRPNLIENILPTRPRATLVLRKDTDHSINRVRLRKI comes from the coding sequence ATGGGGCGGCCCGGGGCCGACCGCGACCCGAGCCTGTATCTGGAGCTCGATCGAAAACAGTGGCGCGACCTGCGTAATTCTATGCCGATGGTGCTCAACGAGGACGAACTCGAGCAGCTCACCGGCCTCGGTGAGCAGATCGACCTGACCGAGGTCGCCGAGGTCTATCTGCCGCTGTCCCGTCTGATCCACCTGCAGGTGGCGGCCCGGCAACGGTTGTTCGCCGCCACTTCGACGTTCCTCGGTGAACGGCAGACCAATCGGCAGGTGCCGTTCGTCATCGGCATCGCCGGCAGTGTGGCCGTCGGCAAGTCGACGACCGCGCGTGTGCTGGCCGCGCTGCTGGCCCGGTGGGAGTCGCACCCCAAGGTCGATCTGGTCACCACGGACGGTTTTCTGCTGCCCACCGCGCAACTGCAGCGACGGGGACTGATGCACCGCAAGGGTTTTCCCGAGTCCTACGATCGGCGGGCGTTGCTGCGATTCGTCACCGAAGTCAAGTCGGGTGCCCGCGAGGTGACCGCACCGGTGTATTCGCACATCACCTACGACATCGTGCCCGATGTGCGGCACTACATCCGTCAGCCCGACATCCTGATCCTGGAGGGGCTCAACGTCTTGCAGACAGGTCCGACGCTCACCGTGTCGGACCTGTTCGACTTCTCGGTGTATGTGGACGCCAAGACCGACGACATCGAGAAGTGGTACATCTCACGTTTTCTGCAGATGCGGACCACTGCGTTCGCCGACCCCAATTCGCATTTCCACCTGTACTCATCGCTCTCGGACGAACAGGCACAGGTCGCCGCGCGTGACATCTGGACCTCCATCAACCGGCCCAACCTGATCGAGAACATCCTGCCGACCCGGCCGCGCGCAACCCTGGTGTTGCGCAAGGACACCGACCATTCGATCAACCGGGTCCGGTTGCGCAAGATCTAG
- a CDS encoding PepSY-associated TM helix domain-containing protein, whose product MSVIDHSPSAGTGAADPSPPRSWVPLLKRLHFYAGILIAPFLLVAAVTGGLYAVAPTVEKFVYADLLTTDSSGSPAPLADQVRAAQLRFPDLMVSAVRPPASAGDTTRVLFADPSLGESETRAVFIDPVSTDVVGDSVSYGSAAALPLRTWLSGLHRNLHLGEPGRLYSELAASWLWVVALGGLMLWVARYRNKRRNNPAKARLATVDRSARGRTRNLNWHGVLGIWIALGLLMLSATGLTWSRYAGENVGDLRSALSWTTPSVNTDLGAEPDAPSSGGGHDHGHGASSSGADTTVVTRNVGRLDAVLAAAREAGIDDAVQVGIPSTPHTAFTVTEVRREWQLSPSSVAVEGDSGDIVDISWFGDWPLAAKLTTWGIALHMGLLFGLASQLALAALAVVLVIVIVRGYAMWWQRRPRNESRPTGTPPVRGPWRRVPPAAGVAGLVAVVAVGWFLPLLGIPLLVFLSADGAVGAWTRHRATMT is encoded by the coding sequence ATGTCCGTGATCGATCATTCCCCCTCCGCCGGAACCGGCGCGGCGGATCCGTCCCCGCCCCGGTCCTGGGTTCCACTACTCAAACGCCTGCACTTCTACGCGGGCATTCTCATCGCGCCGTTCCTGTTGGTGGCCGCCGTGACCGGCGGCCTGTACGCGGTGGCGCCCACCGTCGAAAAGTTTGTCTACGCCGACCTGCTCACCACCGATTCGTCCGGTTCTCCTGCGCCGCTGGCCGATCAGGTGCGTGCCGCACAGCTTCGATTCCCCGATCTGATGGTCTCGGCGGTGCGTCCACCCGCGTCGGCCGGGGACACCACGCGGGTGCTGTTCGCCGACCCGTCTCTCGGCGAGTCGGAGACCCGGGCAGTGTTCATCGACCCGGTGAGCACCGACGTGGTGGGCGATTCGGTCTCCTACGGGAGTGCCGCCGCCTTGCCGCTGCGCACGTGGCTGTCGGGCCTGCACCGCAATCTGCATCTGGGCGAACCGGGCAGGCTGTACAGCGAACTGGCCGCGTCGTGGTTGTGGGTGGTGGCGCTCGGCGGGTTGATGCTGTGGGTGGCGCGGTACCGGAACAAGCGCCGCAACAACCCGGCCAAGGCCCGGCTGGCCACCGTCGACCGCTCCGCCCGCGGACGGACCCGCAATCTGAATTGGCATGGTGTGTTGGGTATCTGGATCGCCCTGGGCCTGCTGATGCTGTCGGCCACCGGGCTGACCTGGTCGCGCTATGCCGGTGAGAACGTCGGCGACCTGCGTTCGGCACTGAGCTGGACGACGCCGTCGGTGAACACCGACCTCGGTGCCGAGCCCGACGCGCCGTCGTCGGGCGGTGGTCACGATCACGGCCACGGCGCGTCGTCGTCCGGTGCCGACACGACCGTGGTGACACGCAACGTCGGGCGTCTCGATGCGGTGCTGGCCGCCGCGCGAGAAGCCGGTATCGACGACGCCGTCCAGGTGGGCATCCCGTCGACGCCGCACACCGCGTTCACCGTGACCGAGGTCCGCCGGGAATGGCAGCTGTCACCGAGTTCGGTTGCAGTGGAAGGTGATAGCGGCGACATTGTCGACATCTCCTGGTTTGGCGACTGGCCGTTGGCGGCGAAGCTCACCACCTGGGGGATCGCCCTGCACATGGGCCTGTTGTTCGGCCTGGCCAGTCAGCTCGCCCTCGCCGCGCTGGCGGTGGTACTGGTGATCGTCATCGTGCGCGGCTACGCGATGTGGTGGCAACGACGGCCGCGCAACGAATCCCGACCCACGGGCACTCCGCCGGTTCGTGGCCCCTGGCGCCGGGTTCCGCCCGCCGCCGGTGTCGCGGGCCTCGTGGCCGTGGTGGCGGTCGGCTGGTTCCTGCCGCTGCTCGGCATTCCGCTGCTGGTGTTCCTCTCGGCCGACGGCGCCGTCGGGGCCTGGACACGGCACCGGGCCACCATGACATAG
- a CDS encoding DUF885 domain-containing protein: protein MDAAPAHADELSGELVDDYLRLGLAFDRLEEGFVDAYTGDRALRAQVADAPAPEPAELARRARSLLARVDDQSDSARAGFVAAHLRALECSARKFAGEDIGFVDEVKSYFDVDISPGDPGLYRDAHARLAEALDVPGATGERLAEAYAAHRRSDEIPADRVDDCVRAFSGALRERVRATFPLPDSEIVEFEVVGDKPWSGFNYYLGDYRSKVAINTDLTQHMSNLPHLIAHEAYPGHHTEHCRKEEILVGGGQREQTIFLVNTPQCLMAEGLADHALHAAIGADWPSWAQEIYADLGLRFDAERVSRVGKATADLLSVRQDAALLLHDQGRGDDEAAAFLQRWLLATPERARQMLRFVTSPLWRAYISTYVEGYRLLQTWLDVATDDDARLRRFGRLLDEPLIPASLRAELAR from the coding sequence ATGGATGCTGCCCCGGCACACGCCGACGAACTTTCCGGCGAACTCGTCGACGACTATCTGCGTCTCGGGCTGGCCTTCGACCGGCTCGAAGAGGGCTTCGTCGACGCCTACACCGGTGATCGGGCGCTGCGTGCGCAGGTGGCGGACGCGCCCGCCCCCGAACCCGCCGAGCTGGCCCGGCGGGCCCGGTCATTGCTGGCGCGGGTCGACGATCAGTCGGACTCCGCACGGGCCGGGTTCGTCGCCGCGCATCTGCGGGCCCTGGAATGCTCGGCCCGCAAGTTTGCCGGCGAGGACATCGGCTTCGTGGACGAGGTCAAGAGCTACTTCGACGTCGACATCAGCCCCGGCGATCCCGGGCTCTATCGCGATGCCCACGCCCGGCTCGCCGAAGCCCTCGACGTCCCCGGGGCGACCGGCGAGCGGCTGGCCGAGGCCTATGCCGCCCACCGGCGGTCCGACGAGATCCCCGCCGACCGCGTGGACGACTGCGTACGGGCGTTCAGCGGTGCGCTGCGCGAACGGGTGCGTGCGACCTTTCCGCTGCCGGATTCGGAGATCGTCGAGTTCGAGGTGGTGGGCGACAAACCGTGGTCCGGATTCAACTATTATCTCGGTGACTATCGGTCGAAGGTGGCGATCAACACCGATCTGACCCAGCACATGTCGAACCTGCCGCACCTGATCGCGCACGAGGCATACCCCGGTCATCACACCGAGCACTGCCGCAAGGAGGAGATCCTGGTCGGCGGGGGTCAACGCGAGCAGACCATCTTCCTGGTCAACACCCCGCAATGCCTGATGGCCGAGGGACTGGCCGACCACGCGCTGCACGCCGCGATCGGCGCGGACTGGCCGTCGTGGGCGCAGGAGATCTACGCCGATCTCGGTCTGCGGTTCGATGCCGAACGCGTCTCCCGGGTCGGCAAGGCCACCGCGGACCTGCTGTCGGTGCGCCAGGATGCGGCGCTGCTGTTGCACGATCAGGGACGTGGCGACGACGAGGCGGCCGCCTTCCTGCAACGCTGGCTGCTGGCCACACCCGAACGCGCCCGGCAGATGCTGCGCTTTGTGACCTCTCCGCTGTGGCGGGCATACATCTCCACCTACGTCGAGGGCTACCGGCTGCTGCAGACCTGGCTGGATGTGGCCACCGACGACGACGCGCGCCTGCGCAGGTTCGGTCGGCTGCTCGACGAACCGCTCATCCCGGCGTCACTGCGCGCCGAACTCGCGCGGTGA
- a CDS encoding 3-deoxy-7-phosphoheptulonate synthase, producing MTTTTDDLALSVSAPSQSTSDRRIKTFRAIPSPDTLRNELPLTARRALAVQRDRDEIAAILAGHDDRLIVVVGPCSVHDPVAALDYARRLAPLAAEYADRLKIVMRVYFEKPRTTVGWKGLINDPGMDETYDVERGLRTARSLLLDIIDLGLPVGTEFLEPTSPQYIADAVSWGAIGARTTESQVHRQLASGLSMPIGFKNGTDGNVQVAVDGVNAAAAPHVFFGVDDFGHGAVVETVGNTDCHIILRGGTRGPNYDDASVAAAVASLAKAGVAPKVMIDCSHANSGKDHIRQAEVAREVAADVRASRAAGEEPTISGVMLESFLIPGAQSTDARPLTYGQSVTDKCMGWDPTADVLAELARS from the coding sequence GTGACCACCACCACCGACGACCTCGCACTTTCCGTCAGCGCACCGTCGCAGTCCACCAGCGACCGCCGCATCAAGACCTTCCGGGCCATCCCGTCGCCCGACACCCTGCGCAACGAACTGCCACTCACCGCGCGCCGCGCACTGGCCGTGCAACGTGACCGCGACGAGATCGCCGCAATCCTCGCGGGTCACGACGACCGGCTGATCGTCGTCGTCGGGCCGTGTTCGGTGCACGACCCGGTCGCCGCCCTCGACTACGCCCGCCGGCTGGCACCGCTGGCCGCCGAATACGCAGACCGGCTCAAGATCGTGATGCGCGTGTACTTCGAGAAGCCGCGTACCACCGTCGGGTGGAAGGGTCTGATCAACGACCCCGGCATGGACGAGACCTACGACGTCGAGCGGGGCCTGCGCACCGCGCGGTCGCTGCTGCTCGACATCATCGACCTGGGCCTGCCCGTGGGCACCGAGTTCCTGGAGCCGACCAGCCCGCAGTACATCGCCGACGCCGTGTCCTGGGGTGCGATCGGTGCCCGCACCACCGAATCCCAGGTGCACCGGCAGCTCGCCTCGGGTCTGTCGATGCCGATCGGGTTTAAGAACGGCACCGACGGCAACGTGCAGGTGGCGGTCGACGGGGTGAACGCCGCCGCCGCACCGCACGTTTTCTTCGGCGTCGACGACTTCGGCCACGGTGCGGTGGTGGAGACCGTCGGCAACACCGACTGCCACATCATCCTGCGCGGCGGTACCCGCGGACCGAACTACGACGACGCGTCCGTCGCCGCTGCCGTGGCAAGCCTGGCCAAGGCGGGCGTGGCCCCCAAGGTGATGATCGACTGCTCGCACGCCAACTCCGGCAAGGACCACATTCGTCAGGCCGAGGTGGCCCGCGAGGTCGCTGCGGATGTGCGTGCCTCGCGCGCCGCCGGCGAGGAGCCGACGATCAGCGGCGTCATGCTGGAGAGCTTCCTCATCCCCGGTGCGCAATCCACCGACGCCCGCCCGCTCACCTACGGCCAGTCGGTCACCGACAAATGCATGGGCTGGGACCCCACCGCCGACGTCCTTGCCGAGCTCGCCCGCAGCTGA